In Oryza sativa Japonica Group chromosome 8, ASM3414082v1, the sequence ataTACACAAAAAAATCGAATTTAAATAGTATGACAAGGTCAAAAATTACAACCCACagaaaatttgaaaaactttaaagaaaataaaaatatttctaaaaacTAACTtataagcgtgaaaaaaataaaataggacCAAAATATTTCAGTTAGTAATTATTCCAGTAAACCATTCCAATATAGTCACAAGAAAAACTTCTCAAACTTTTAAAACAAGCAGAATAAGTAATTAGTGCTTGCCATTGCAAACATTTGACTTAATGACCTCCAATTTAACAACACAACCTTTGGTACTCCATGGGCAACAACTCGACTAAATCTGTAGTTGACGTCAACTGGACTAAATCTATAGCAGTTGGCATCATATACTAACTACAGTTTACACACAAACTTGCATATAACATTGCTCTATTGACAACACATGGTCACAAATCTATTTCTTTTAAAGTTGATGTTCCTGTCATTCCATCTCCACCCAATGAGGACTTCATCActaccaaggaaaaaaaatgtgaccAGATTAGGAGCTTAGTAACAAGTAACATGGATTAAATTGTAGAAAGCAGAATTATATTAATTGAAGCTAAATCATCTGAGCTAGCTTGCTAAAAGCCCCTCTAGTAacaacacatgagatgaatgacAATAGTAAACAACACTCTACCTCACAACACCTCCCTGTGACAGTAGTGAAAACTTAGTACTATAAACTCATCTAGGCCCCGTCCGTTATGATTTAACTGGTATTAATTGCTACTGATTGATCGGAAAGCACTTCGAGCTTCATTATCTCTAGAGCTGTTCCCTTTTTCTAAGCCGATCTTGTCATTAACCTGCAAGGCTCTTCTTTAAATGTTGAAGTAGGGTATGTTTCTTCATTCTCCGCCGCCTTTAGTTTTAGGTTTTAGTTCCAAACTATAAGGACATTGAGGAGACAATCCTCCTTATTCTACCCGCATACAGCTTTTTAGGACATCGATTTCAATATTACCTGCTTAAATGTTAATACTGAAATGATTCCACGCACTCCCCCCCTCTGACCTTGTGCAAAGCTGCCTAAGCTATTCATGTTGGTCATTAGAAGAAAATTTAGCTAACAAATTTGGTAATAAAGAGAAGGTGCACTCTATGTTTCCTTCTCTAACCTTGTGCACAAATTGCCTCATGTACTCGTTGATCATTAGAAATTTAGCTAACAAATTTGAACCAAGCATTCAAGCTTTCTACCTTCATGCTGACAACTTTGATCGAATatgtttagtttatttttctcaTATATATCTTTTCTACCTTCATGCTGACAACTCCTTGTATGGCCAGCATGATCATTTGCCTCAATCAAAACATATCGTGGatgtggagctggagctgtctCGTATCCCTGCGAGCATTAGGCCACAAGTCAAGACCTGGTATGACCGGCATTTTCCTCACGCAGAACCTACTGTGAACGGGGAGTCTGGTATCAGCAACAAAGAACCTGCTAGCCTTAGGGCACAAGTCGAGGAGAAGAAAATCGAGCTGTTCCATCTGCTATCGCAGCTGGAATATAGTGGTGAGAACTCCAACCTGGAGGACGAAAGGATACTCAGGCAGCTTCCGCCATACCGTGAACTTAAGCACCTAGTTAATGGTTACGGGTAAGTAAATTTGCACTACTGATTGTAATCTCGTGTTAATAATGCCTTCTTTCTTTTGCTGACTAAAATAGTATAATATATGTATGTAACGTgctgtacattttttttttctaaactcatCTCCTGCCTTTGTGTGTCCATTACTGACAGAATAAAGCTAGTCGTGAAACGGATTGCAATAGCTTCTGTTCTGAGCGCCATTTTCATAACGGCGATGGTGAAGATGTGAATCCACAAAGTTTGGTAGCTGGAAGCAGGATGACGCTGCAATTATCAATTCGTATAAGTCTTTCTAGGGACTCAAGTGCTAGTGTTGATTCATTTTGCTGTACGCTAATTTGCCTGCTACTGTGTGAGACTGAAGTTTTCAAATACTGAGTGGTAACTTTTTAaattctgagttgaaagtttcaattACTGTTGGAAAGTTTTcataatttgagttgaaagttttcaaaattttcaattttaaaattaaacatTCTGTTGAAAAGTTTCACTTAAACATTCTAATCGATCATGATAAAAAATTCACCTaaacactatatatatttatgtacaCGGATTGGCCAATTGCAATTATGAAATACTCGCACGAATTAGCGAACTCGTAATAACGTAACCTAAATAAGGATATTTCCGATTGTCGGTCGTGCGATACCCGTGCGACGTCCGCGTGCGTACGTCTGATGATCCCGCGTGAGTACGCTCGCTGAAGCGTCGGTGCGGCTCTCTCGATCATCATCATGGGAAATTGAATTGAGGAAAGATCTTCAATACTTGGGCACTTACAAAGATCTTTAATTGAGGAATATTTGAACTTACAAAAAgcttttttctagaaaaataatagCGCACACACTCACTCCAACAAGCGCACACATGCAAATCTTGAAGAATTAAAGTAAGAGAATTTGGATTTTAATTTGATCTATGAAATTGAgcttaaatttgaatttgagggaaTTTTGCGAGGGCATTTGGAAAAGATTTTGAACTTTAAATTGGGTTTGACCTATGTCTTTGGAGATTGACTCAAAAGAGTtaaattggtgatatccggaccAAAACTTGGACAAACCTAGGACAGAGATAAGCCTTTCTTTTCAAGAGAGAAGATTAAGATTTACTCTTGAGAAGATCCGTGGATAATACAAAAAGTCAAATATACTCCCTGTCCcataaaaaccaacctagtattgAATGTGCCTTGATTCGTTGtattaaaatatatcacatctagttttagattcactttttttttatggagggagtacgtaggTAGTGCCAAGATAAAGGGTTTAATTTTAGCATGCATAACATGTATGCTTGTATCAGGAAATCATGGTCTCATTATCAGGAATTTTTTCCTCGCAGGCTATACCAACAGGTGCATCGCATCACATGGTGTTAGTTGAACAAAATGCTTTCAATTAACCAAAATAGATGCACAGAACAACCCACTACGCCACCATAACAGCAAACCAAAACCACACACAAATTCCTGTACTTAGACCGAAAGATGCTACCAGTAAGGAGGTAAGTTTGTGATGGGGGAATTTTAGTGGAAGCTTGAATTTGAAGGGTGCGTGGTCCAAGGTTAATCGAGTGAGAGCTCATTTGGGAGCCAAGGGAAAAAGACCTTGGGAAAAATTTTGGAAAACATGCTATGGGAAATTTTCCATgtagccaaaaaacaaaaaaataaaaatcacataAAATCtcgaaaaataagaaaaatcgcagaaaaaataaaaagggaaaatctagataaattgaaaaaaaacagcagaaaatctagaataaaaataaaaataaaaatattcaaCAAGAATATAGAAAATACAGTCATATGAAAATGATGTACTTTTTACAAGATCATAAAAGAAATTGATCTAAAAACATACTGAGAtcgattcaaaaaaaaaaaacatactgagATCATGAGATCACGAGATCACGAGCTCATGATGAGCTTTATGATGTAACAACACTATATATCATCAAAGTCGAAGAAGTATCAATGACATCCATGCATCAACACATGCAAATACTATAGTATTTCATACAAGGTTATAATGTCTAGAACAAGAACGAATGATGAGTAATCAAATAAATAGGGCTGAAGTCTACAGACCAGACTATAGAGAACCCATGCTAGCTAGCGTTTGCTTATATCACGATTGGATAAAAGTATGTACAAAATCTGCCAAATGTTCTCCAGGTACAAAAACTTGATGAAATGCATGTGTGCCAACCATATCCAATAAGGCATCTTGAATCTCCCAATCATCCTCTCCATTACAAGAATAATTGTTCTGGGATGGCATCatcaaaataaatagaaaagcATGTTCGTTTTCAAGAGAGAATGCAGAGTGTCATAACATAGATTATGGGCACTTACTGACTGAACCAGAACCAATATGACAGTGTATAGCGAAGTGAACCAACtacttaggttgtgttcttcccccttctttcccaactcatcttTCTCTTTTTCCACGCGTAAACgttgtattttttataaaagttttctatatgaaagttgctttaaaaatcatattaatttatttttcaaaaatattagcTAATACCTAATTAGACTCCGTTTTGCGTACGGGTGGGATTAGTTCCCAACCCCATATGCCGAACTCAGCTTTAGTATGACAGCTATTTGCTACAGCTAGTATAGCTTCCTGAAACAACAAGTTTCCGAGAGAGAACTAAAGAAAGGATACATGCATAGTATTATTTGTCAAATTGAAGAAAGTATGCCGAAAGAAGGATTGTCTAGGAAGATTAGTAAAACAGGACATTTACTCGATACAGTACAGGAAACTACTGCTAGTAAAACAAAACTAATCTTCCCTCAATCGACCAGCCATGATTCCCGCCCAAATTAATATACTATGACCAGTTTCTTCCTCCACTCTGCAATGCAGTgaacaaaaataaacaacaaTTGTAACGACAGTTAGCCGAAATCATCGCAAATGGAAACCAGGATACAGAACCAGAGATGGTGATGATCATCGCTGATCAAGAATAATTGGACTATGGGGCAACAAAAATCCACTTAGGCTGAAACTAAGCAAAACAATTAATGGCTGCTCATATATAGGTAGAACGGAATTGGGTTCGGCAGACCACTATAGTCAAATGTTTATTGTTCGTACGAATTAAATAGATTCTCTAACTTCCATGTGCGTTTTCATGTACATTGTAGTTGGATTTAACAACAGAAGTACTAGATAATATAGTCTTAAGAAATCTACAGGAGCAATCCCTTCTTTTATAATAAGAGCATAATTCTTTCTCGAAAACAATGAGCACAGATGAAATGAATTAATAAGCAGATCTTGGACTCAATTCTACAACCTTATGCCATCACATAAGGTtggactctaaagaaaatggcagaacagtttcagagcttcgaGGGAGATCTCTAccagaaatacatcctgaaggggcagacaacGAACTTCAACATATTcccgaagctaagggatcactgggacgagttcgttgcttacaagacagggcaacaagggcaggcgatgatggaaagaaacaaagaaaatgccgccaagaagaagtaccatcaccacttggggtcaggcggctatagcgtcgcgatgccgaagtgggaggagatggaggcaagcttgcttgagaggggtatcgaaccggccaccgctaaatggtcggatcgatcgaagttctggtactatgctcatggtggaacgcttaacccagttgatggctccctggtcttcagcgatcagatacgcgaggctgccagtcgactaacggacgcagtggaagcctcttctcagggcacgttccgacccgacagagagaaggacgagctgtcacttgccctacagactcccgagcatccaggacgaacacgagggaaaggggtgattccttggaagattggattcaaggaggacatccacacgtacaggagtcggatgaggagcaagagagataccgaggcgaagattgcagatcttaagtacagggtatcgagctatgAGCTCAGCATgaaagaggaggtggcaaggaaggtggataAACGCATgtccgcacatcggtcccaagATCCCCAGCTgtacattcctcctgcaatggtcagcccatcaggcaatcgtagcagctgtGCCTCAACGGGACAGGTAGGATCatagagcatggacgccatgcaaactcaggacgaaaccacctgccccgttgatgagatcactcagcggacaccatgtgagctgcatattcccttcaagaacttatcaatcaaggtatgctcgtaattttatgatttttgacttgtccattccgcaagttgctgcttatgttgattactaatagataacctctcaccacgtgaaggtggcgtcgggaatggccatcccaacggacccttcagggacttaccactgcaggccgattccagcaggatactcgaaggtcgaagttgagttggtggaagccgcgtacaaggacctcgagttggactaccctggaggagacggtgagacgcatctacgagacacaagccacgccattatactatggcgcaagcggtacatcatcctccctaggcgacaagcggcgtctcatgcaccatctcctctggctccgccatctcctcctcaggctccagcaccgtctccacctcaggctcctgcgtcaactcctcctcaagctcctcgtccggcaccttccaagtcaaggtCCCACCAAGCTCCACCGTctgcccgcacaagggcaacgaagaaggcgaaagttgacgccgccgaaatagtgaagatattttgctggctggcgcctgtgattttttctctcctgttttgggagggttttctacgttaaatctcgtgtcttctgtgattgatctattgttctttatcgtttgtttgcctatcgtttcctaacaagtggtatcagagcattgTTTCCACATTAGGGTTTCACGATGGCGTCGATGAAGTATGATCTACCGCTGCTAGACTACAAGACGAGATTCCCGCTGTGGCAAGTTAAGATGCGGATGGTTCTAGCGCAAACTTCGGATCTTGATGAGGCGCTGGAAAGCTTCGGGAAGAAGAAAACGACTGAATAGACCGCTGAGGAGAAGCGAAAAGATCGTAAGACTCTGTCGCTGATCCAACTTCATCTATCTAATGATATTTTGCAAGAAGTGTTGTAGGAAAAGACTGTTGCAGAACTTTGGCTCAAACTGGAATCGATCTGCATATCTAAAGATCTAACCAGTAAGATGCATATCAAGATGAAGTTGTTCTCGCACAAGTTACAGGAGAGTGGTTCTGTGTTGAACCACATATCGGTCTTCAAGGAGATCGTTGCCGACCTAGTGTCGATGGAGGTACATTTTGATGATGAAGATTTAGGTCTTCTAGTGTTATGTTCACTGCCTAGTTCATATGCAAATTTTCGTGACACCATACTTTTAAGTCGTGATGAACTAACCCTTGCGGAAGTTTATGAGGCACTCCAAAACAAGGAGAAGATGAAAGTTATGGTTCAGTCTGATGCCTCGTCCTCTAAGGGCGAAGCATTGTAGGTCAGAGGCAGATCTGAACAAAGAACCTACAACGACAGCAATGATCGTGACAAGAGCTAGAGTAGAAGCCGTTCTAAGTCCCGAAGTAAAAAGTTCTGTAAgtattgcaaaaagaaaattcaCTTCATTGAAGAATGTTGGAAGCTGCAGAataaggagaaaagaaaatctGATGGTAAGGCCTCTGTTGTTACCAGTGCCGAAAACTCTGATTCAGGAGATTGTCTTGTCGTTTTTGCTGGTTGTGTTGCTAGTCATGATGAATGGATACTTGATACTGCATGTTCGTTTCATATCTGCATTAACAGAGATTGGTTTAGTTCTTACAAGTCTGTGCAGAATGGAGATGTTGTGTGTATGGGAGATGATAACCCACATGAGATCGTGGGCATTGGCTCTGTTTAGATCAAGACACATGATGGCACGACACGCACGCTGAAAGATGTGAGACACATACCAGGAATGGCGAGAAATCTCATCTCACTCAGCACACTTGATGCAGAAGGATACAAATACTCCGGTTCAGGTGGAGTTGTAAAGGTATCAAAAGGTTCTCTCGTTTATATGATTGGTGATATGAATTCTGCAAACTTATATGTCCTTAGAGGAAGTACATTACATGGTTCTGTTACCGCTGCTGCCGTTTCTAAAGATGAACCTAGTAAGACTAACCTGTGGTATATGCGTCTTGGACATATGAGTGAACTTGGTATGGCAGAATTGATGAAGAGGAACCTGCTGGATGGCTGCACTCAGGGTAACATGAATTTCTGTGAACACTGTGTTTTTGGTAAGCATAAAAAGGTAAAATTCAATACCTCAGTCCATCGCACCAAAGGTATACTTGATTATGTACATGCTGATTTTGGGGGCCTTCTCGTAAGCCCTCTCTTAGTGGCGCTTGTTATATGCTTACCATTATCGATGATTACTCTAGAAAAGTGTGGCCTTATTTCCTGAAACATAAAGATGATACTTTTGCTGTTTTTAAAGAGTGGAAAGTTATGATAGAAAGGCAAACTGAAAAGGAGGTAAAAGTACTTCGCACTGACAATGGCGGTGAATTTTGTTCAGATGCTTTTGATGATTACTGCAGGAAGGAAGGCATCGTTCGGCATCACACCATCCCGTACACTCCACAGCAGAATGGTGTGGCTGAGCGCATGAACAGAACCATCATCTCCAAGGCTCGTTGTATGCTGTCCAATGCTCGCATGAACAAGCGTTTTTGGGCAGAGGTTGCTAACACCGCCTGCTACTTGATTAACAGGTCGCCTTCTATCCCACTTAATAAGAAAACTCCCATTGAGGTATGGTCTGGTATGCCTGCTGGCTATTCACAGTTGAGAGTTTTTGGATGCACTGCTTATGCTCATGCTGATAATGGAAAATTAGAGCCTAGAGCTATTAAGTGTCTGTTTCTTGGTTATGGTTCAGGAGTAAAAGGATATAAGTTATGGAATCCTGAAACTAATAAGACCTTCATGAGTAGGAGTGTTGTTTTTAATGAATCTATTATGTTTAATGACAGCTTGCCCACAGATGTCATACCAGGTGGTTCTGATGAGGAGCAGCAATATGTCAACGTGCAGGTGGAGCACGTGATGATCAGGAAACTGAAATTGTTGGTAATGATGTTCATGATACTGTTCAGCACTCACCTCCTGTTTTGCAGCCACAAGATGAACCTATTG encodes:
- the LOC4344823 gene encoding uncharacterized protein, whose translation is MAAALRFAARKVSGRALQQATAFVPPSPAVREEQRRLLPRLIPGAGGRMPLLRSFSSAGAAPNNKKHDHLPQSKHIVDVELELSRIPASIRPQVKTWYDRHFPHAEPTVNGESGISNKEPASLRAQVEEKKIELFHLLSQLEYSGENSNLEDERILRQLPPYRELKHLVNGYGIKLVVKRIAIASVLSAIFITAMVKM